The following are from one region of the Oryzias melastigma strain HK-1 linkage group LG22, ASM292280v2, whole genome shotgun sequence genome:
- the vti1b gene encoding vesicle transport through interaction with t-SNAREs homolog 1B → MSSEEFEKLHEIYKSLYDELKLIPERVTKCHGEERKRLVRSFDERQGEAEEVLQGMEDELRTAPPSYRNAMSTKLRLYRRDIGKLQRDMKSFAPGFGSASLTAQGDHQGIYASQNQQSTHLQSQRALLLQGTEYLNNATQSIERSQRIAVETEQIGTDIIEELGGQREQLDRTRDRLVNTGENLSRSRKVLRAMSRRLMTNKLLLAIIILMELAILGAVIYLKFFRK, encoded by the exons ATGTCGTCGGAGGAATTCGAGAAGTTGCACGAAATCTACAAATCTTTATACGACGAGCTGAAGTTAATTCCCGAGAGAGTCACGAAATGTCACGGAG AGGAAAGGAAGAGGCTGGTGAGGAGCTTCGATGAGCGGCAGGGGGAAGCCGAGGAGGTG TTGCAGGGCATGGAGGATGAGCTCCGAACGGCGCCGCCGTCCTACAGAAACGCCATGAGCACCAAGCTGCGCCTGTACCGCAGAGACATCGGCAAACTGCAGAGGGACATGAAAAGCTTTGCTCCCGGCTTTGGCTCCGCCTCCCTGACGGCTCAAGGGGACCATCAGGGCATCTATGCATCCCAGAACCAGCAGAGC ACTCACCTGCAGTCGCAGAGGGCGCTGTTGCTTCAGGGAACGGAGTACCTGAACAACGCCACGCAGAGCATCGAGCGCAGCCAGCGCATCGCCGTGGAAACGGAGCAGATCGGCACGGACATCATCGAAGAGCTGGGGGGGCAAAGGGAGCAGCTGGACCGAACCAGAGACAGA TTGGTGAACACCGGAGAGAACCTGAGTCGAAGCAGAAAAGTTCTGCGGGCCATGTCTCGACG GCTCATGACCAACAAGCTGCTCCTGGCCATCATCATTTTAATGGAGCTCGCCATTCTGGGCGCCGTGATCTACCTGAAGTTCTTCCGGAAGTGA
- the arg2 gene encoding arginase-2, mitochondrial, which yields MALRGPFSRILRSKLGSCSQQTRAESVAVLGAPFCRGQKRGGVEHGPKVIRDAGLVERLSSLDYSVHDFGDLNFPLLEKDEPYMGVKFPRTVGAANKLLSGAVSRAVGAGHRLVMLGGDHSLAIGSVSGHARQCPDLCLIWVDAHADVNTPMCSPSGNLHGQPVAFMLKELKDKMPEIPGFSWTKPFLSSRDLVYVGLRDVDPGEHLILKNLGIQYFSMRDIDRLGIQRVMEVALDHLLGRKQRPIHLSFDIDAFDPSLAPATGTPVNGGLTYREGIYITEEIHNTGLLSAIDMVEVNPTLGASSEAVEATASLAVDVIASSLGQTREGAHASISVIPAVKSDTEQLCL from the exons ATGGCTCTGAGAGGACCGTTCTCCCGAATCCTCCGGTCCAAACTGGGGAGCTGCTCCCAGCAAACCAGAGCGGAGTCTGTGGCGGTTCTGGGGGCCCCGTTCTGCAGGGGACAG AAACGAGGAGGAGTGGAGCACGGACCCAAAGTCATCCGGGATGCGGGGCTCGTCGAGCGGCTGTCCAGTCTGG ACTACTCCGTCCACGACTTCGGCGACCTGAACTTCCCCCTCCTGGAGAAGGACGAGCCCTACATGGGCGTGAAGTTCCCTCGGACCGTCGGCGCAGCAAACAAGCTGCTGTCCGGCGCGGTGAGCAGAGCTGTGGGCGCCGGACACAGGCTGGTCATGCTGGGTGGCGACCACAG CCTCGCCATCGGATCAGTGAGCGGCCACGCTCGGCAGTGTCCCGACCTGTGTCTCATCTGGGTGGACGCTCACGCAGACGTCAACACGCCGATGTGCTCGCCATCGGGAAACCTCCACGGACAGCCGGTGGCGTTCATGCTCAAAGAGCTGAAAGATAAG ATGCCGGAGATTCCCGGGTTCTCGTGGACCAAGCCCTTCCTGTCCTCGAGGGACCTGGTGTACGTGGGACTGCGGGACGTCGACCCCGGAGAGCA CCTGATTCTGAAGAACCTCGGCATCCAGTACTTCAGCATGAGGGACATCGACAGGCTGGGCATCCAGAGGGTCATGGAGGTCGCTCTGGACCATCTCCTGGGAAG GAAACAGCGCCCCATCCACCTGAGCTTCGACATCGACGCCTTTGACCCGTCTCTGGCCCCCGCCACGGGAACGCCGGTGAACGGCGGGCTCACTTACAGAGAAGGAATCTACATCACGGAGGAGATCCACAACACAG GTCTGCTGTCGGCCATCGACATGGTGGAGGTCAACCCCACCCTGGGCGCCAGCAGTGAGGCAGTGGAGGCCACCGCCTCCTTAGCCGTGGACGTCATCGCGTCGTCCCTGGGTCAGACGAGAGAGGGCGCTCACGCGTCCATCAGCGTCATCCCCGCCGTGAAGAGCGACACGGAGCAGCTCTGCCTATGA